Below is a genomic region from Telmatobacter sp. DSM 110680.
TGAGCACAGTGGCGCACCGCGTGCGATCACGCTGACCATATCCGGTCCGTCACTCGAACCTGTCAGCTTGAGTCTGCCCTTCAACATTGAAGACGGCACCGTGAATATCGGAGAGATGAGCGACTTTGAACCTGCCGTGGTCGGACTTCTACCCGGCTGGCCCTAGCCTCACGATCGTTGCGGTCGAATAACCGCCCACACGAAAGTAAACCTGATTTCGGATTATTTCTGGATTGCCGCGGAATGGCCCGCAACAGTCTTCGGAACGATTATTAGATGGGGCAGGAGTCCTTACTGAACGGCACCTTTTTCTTGCCTCCCAAGGTGAACGTAACTTTTATTGTTGTTTGCACCTCAACTGGTTCGCCGCGCAAGAGATAGGGGCGATACTTCCACTCTCGAACGGCCGCGAGCGAAGGTTCCTGTAGCATCTCCGGGCCGCATTCAACGTGAAGGTTCGAAATCTCTCCCGTCTTAGAAATTGTGGCCTTAAGCGTAACTATTCCGGATACTCGGGCTGCTTTGGCGATTACGGGGTATTCCGGAGTGACCTTGTGGATCAGCATGCCAACTGCAACATTTTCAGGAATGATGACCAGCTTCGAACTCTTGGGCGGCACATTCGTCGGCGTGTCAGCAAGAGGGGCGTCATCGGCAAAGATTGTCTTTGCGCAAACCACCGTTGAAGTCGCGAGGAGACAACTGACGATGCATGCGGCAGTTCGTGAACGCATTGGCAGAATATACAGGTTCACCATTTCAAATCACAAACATTTCTCCCGAATCTGAACTGGGATAGTTACGCGATTCAAGGCAAGGAACCTCATCGTTCATCTCGGATTAACCATAATATTCTTTCGGCTCTGAGCGGATCACCGGCGATCCGGACAGAACTCCATAACCAGGTAATGTCCGGATTGGCCACGACACGCCCGGAACCCTAAATGAATTACTCGGATTCCTGTGATCTCCGCGCCGGTGAGCAAGACGTCTATACTTGCGCAGATTCAATCGGGGGACGCGCGATGGTTGCAAGGTTGATAGCGGTTGCTGTTGTCATGTCGGCTGTAGGATTGCTGACGAATGCAGGGACTCTGCATGCCGTGCCGCAGACGGACGGTCAGTTCAAGCGATACAAAACTGTCGAAGCCTACGAGATTCGCACCGGGGTCTTGATGATGCCGCGTTATGCTCTCGACGGGCAGGTCTGCGAGATTGGGTTACAGAAGAGAATTTACTCACCAGAAGTGGTAAGGCTCGACGCGGAGTTGGAGCGCAAGCAAATCGATGATCTGGTTGATGAGCTTGTACCAGCGGAAGAACGCGGACCACGGGCAAACGGGATTCTGGGGATGGGGCTCATATCGGTTTCAGGCACCGGGATGAATCAATTGGACGATTACGAAAACGTATCGATTGATGTCTACAGCAAGGTCCTGTCTTCATCGAAGCGGAAGATGACGGTGGAAGGCAATCTGGCCGCGGTTATTCGCTGGAAGCATCGAAAATGCCAGTAAGACGACCGTTCCGGGAGGGTCACCGCCAACCCGGAAGTAATCCAAATTTGCGTTATATCCGAGTTGACCACCACCCGGCCAGAAACCGAGATTCTGCTAGCCTACCAGCGAACGAGGATGAGCAAATGCAAGAGGAACTACCAGTGACCGGCGTCGTTCCGACATCGGCAATGACTGGTGAAGACGAGGAAGAGACCGCGAGGCTCCGTGATATGGAGGGACAAGCGCGAGCCTTTTTGTCCTCGTTTCAGTGGTGCGAGTCGATAGAAGGTCTGTATTTCGGAGATGGAGTGGGTGGAGTTTGTACCGTCTTTTTCGCTCACATCAAGCCATCTCGACCAGACGTTGACGAGTACTTATGGGTCGTTGTGGGTGATCTTCCGTCGGCTTACCTTGTCACGGATGATTGTCGAACACCAAAACAGGCGCTTGAGGGATACATAGAAGAGATGAGGAAGTGGGTTGCACTGGCGAAAGCGGGCCAAACTTCTCACGATGTAATTCCAGTCAATGTTCCTCCCACTCTAGAGTCGGCGGAAGCCCTAGAATCACGTCTCGACGCGCTGGAACAGAAGATCATTCCACAATGGTTCGATCAAACAGACACCGTTCAATGAAACCAATGTCGGGAGCAATAATGCGTCGTTCCGGTCGACTAAGAGACTTCCTCAGCTCGGTAAGCACATGAGGCAGTCGCCCCGGAACCGCAGCAAAGATAAGGACCTGTTAAGAGGTATCTCCACCTAAGTTGCATGCGCACTTGTGGCCCTCAGCGAGGATCCGGGAAGTTTGCATTTGGAGCAGGCGGAGAGTAGTCGTTCATATCGAACACGCTCCACGAGTGCGCACCGTGCGGCTTGACCCAAAGCTCAAGAGCAAACGCACCCTCTGCGTTCTCAAAGTGCGGTACGTCGATCGAGTGACGGCCTGCATCGAGATGGATTCGGGCCGAAGCTGGCTGCGCCGGGTGGAGCCCATCGATGTCAATCAGCTTCTTGTCATCGACACGCAGGGTCGCGCCGTCATCGGAAAGCAATAAGAAGTGATAGTCGCCCGGGAGCTTTACCCAGAAAACGCCGTGGTAGTCGATTCCGAAGGGAATTGTCCCCGGCGGCTGTCCTGGTATCCGTGTGAGATTGGAGAATATCTGATTGGGCACATCGAGGGTGGAAGTATAAAGCGAGACGATCGGATCGGATTCGCGAAAATCGGGTAAATCTTCTGGCCGGTCGGAGAGATCATAAACGTCACCGCAAAAAGAATGGGGAGCGGGAACAATGCTCCCAAACGAGCCAATGGGTTCTGGTTCTGGCCGCATATTCAAAGGATTCAGACTGCGACCATTAGCATCTTTGATCGAATCCAGATTTCGCCAGGCCTCAATTGCCTTAAGATCGGTCGCTGTCTGCGTAGCTGGAGGCGAGATGTGCACGATCGGGCCTTGAGCGACGCCAGGAAATGCGGCCTCAACCACGCCAAGATTGCCCGTTTGACGATCGCGAACAACGAATCGCGTGATCGCGATGTGCTCCGGGGCCGGAAATTCCAAGATGTGAGGAAATCCTCGATCCAGAGCGCGAGCGTACTCTCCGGACGTTAGGACTTTCTCAAGTGGCGCTTGGGAAAAGCTAATCGGAAGCCCCCGGTTATCTAGGTTGCAGACTCCGTAGTCAAGCGCGACGAGGCGATCGATACCTGCATTGTTCCCGTTCCTTTCTAAGGTCACGAAGGAGAGCGAGTCGGCGTCGATTGCGACGGAGTAGCGGATGACATCCGTGCGGCCACTTTCTATGAATCTGGGCCGCAGGGAAATTGACGCAGGTATTTGCGGGTGGTAACAGGCAGCCTGTAGAAGTAGCTTGTTAATGGCTTCACTCTGAACGACGGGAGGTTTGACGAGAGGTTCCTTCAAACCTACGTAGTATTGATGACGATAAAACAACCGGATGCCGGATCTCTTCGCACTGATCACAACCCGGTGGTATCCGCTTTGCGAAGCGTCGGGACCCGGATGGAATGCGATCTGATAGTGCGGGGTAGAAAGCTCCAGGCAACTCCCGGCAATTTGGAATCCACTCCGCGAATCGTCCGATGAAGGCTGAGGTGCACTAGGATCGACCACGCGCAAGCTGGTGATTGTTTCTGGTTCTAGAGACACGGTGGCTGGATGAGGCGCGTTAGGTGAGTCAAGCGAGACAAATGATTCTGAAACCTGAAGATCTGCAAGCTTAAGGTCCAAGACAGGCTGATCTCGACCGCTAAGCGCGATCAGGTCAATGAGAACCTCGCGCGTCGTAACACGAACAATGGCGATACCAGTATCGGGCTGCAGTGGCCGAGGTGCGGAGGATGACATCTGACCAACTTCGCCGCCGGGCTGAGCGTTTATTGATACTGAAACCTGGCTTAAGAGGCTAACCAGGCTCAACAATAGACCACGGGCAAAGAATTTCACGAGGCAATACTACACTCAGCGTTGTGAAGCGTAAGTGAGCAATCCCCGCATGTTGAAGCCGCGGTCCGCTCACAGCGCAGATGGTTCAAGTAGTTGAATGCGAACATCGAAGCAAGATCAGTTATGCACGGGCTCGGGGCCATCGACCAGAATTCCAGGATCATCGTTCTTGAGTTCGTAAGTGCTATAGATGGTGAGGCTGTTCGGCGGAAGAGAATCCGACCAAGTGCTTTCAAGTCCAGGTGAAAATCCGGGATCAGGATTTACCTTCACGTCCGTACGATTGTATTGCGGCTTGCCGAATCGATAGAGGAAGAATTTTACCCGTGGGGGCGTTTCTGCCCATGAGAGCTTCAATGCAAATTCAGTGGGCGCGTCATTCACTATCGCGAGAGTGATGTTGCCATTCGGACTGCGAAACGCGGCACAAAAGACGCGCTGAATTCCTTTGACCTTGCCGAGACTCACGTTCGACGCGAGAACAACCGAGTGTTTGGCGGTCAAGCGGCTGAGCAGGCCCACACTAAAATAATTGTTTGCATGCGGCGTGAACTCTGTGAGCATTTTCTTCTGCCTGGCGTCCCAGGTATCCACGTATTGCCATTGGCCATCGAGATCGCCTCGGTTGAGAAAGCTCCATCGATTAAAGCCGTCAACACCGGCGTTCGCGCCTCGAATTACAAACTCGATGGCCGCCAAAACGGACTGCGGGCTGTTTGGGCGGGGATCATCGGGAGGCGCGGGATAGTCGGCGGAGCCGAATTCAGTGATGAACAAAGGCTTGCGGTGATCATGGGCAAACTTCGCCCAGGTGGAGAAGTCACTGACCTGCTTTTCTATGGACCCTCCGCTGTCTGAATCAAGTTTTAGGCTGTAGTCGTGAAAATCGTAGGCTTCGAGCAGCGCTGCATCCTCTGGTTTTAATGCGGCGCGGAAAACCTCCATGCCTGAATCAGGTCCTGACAGAGCCAGGTTGAGACCACGCTGAGCGAGGGCCTTGCGCACAACTGCTAAACCGGCCCCGATCGTCATCGGTTCGCGAGAGGCTCCCTGCCACCACGACCAATTCGATCCCGGCTCGTTGGTAATGCTAAGCCACTTGATGCACGTGTAGCCGCGCTTCCTGATCAGATAATCCATCAAGGTGGCGAGGCCGTTGGCGAATGCATCGAGATCACGCGGTGCACTATGAACGCGCAAGATCGGATCGTCGACGGACCCGGGATAGGCCAGCCATGCGGTGTTGACCCACATCTGCTGGAAGAAAACATCTGTGCCGTGTTTCTGGTTCCAGTCCAAAATGCGATAGAGAATGCGCATCTCGGGGTTGTCGAAAGTGAAGTGATCGCGTTCGGGCTCGTAGATGCGCTGTTCGACCTCTACGCGGTTCCAGTCGAGTCCCAGCCAACTGGCGTGCCGGTAAATTTGCTGCCAGGCGCGTTCATCTTCCGCAGGAGGGTAGGCTCCCCAGCCGCTACCGCCGTGACCGATCGGGATGGGCTGCTCTATTGCGTGCCAAGAGGCTCCGATGCCGCCGCGCATGGTGTTGATGATCTTGCTCGTGTCTACACTGATTTCAACCGGCGATGAGGGCCTCGGCTGAGTGCCTTCTGCCACGCGTAAGGGAAACAGTGCCGCCACAATCAACGAAATGGATAGGTGTGCCACGCGAGTGATTCGTGTTGTTGGACTATTCCTCACACGGACGCGAACCCCATGAAATGGCGCACAACGTATCGATCGTAATGCTGCCCTTCCGATTATCAACCCACCGCTCGCCCAGCACTCAGGAGTAACGGAAGGGTCGGCCATAAGAACCGACCGAATCGCGTGGTTGTGAGGTCTTGTGAGGGTCACCTTCCGCTTGAGTGGTGTCTAATCAACTAGTTGAAGAAGCCAATGATCAGTCGTTTTACTTCGCTTCTTTTCGCAATGTCGCCAATCGTGATCGGAGCCGCCGCGCAGACTCAGGCCAGGAAGGCGGACCCGACCTGCGTCCCAGGAACACTCTGTGAAATCTCCTTTCATCATGAAGAAGTGAATCCAAAATGCATTTCTGTCGATGCGGAGTATGTGAGCGCGATTCCTCATGGCTTGTACCTCAATGATCCGCGTTGCATGAAGAAGGCGCTTCAAATCGACTTCGCAGATTCTGGTCTTGACGAGAGCGGACCTCGAAGTCGCTCCAAAACGGGGTTACTTCCGGATCGGCCACCATACTCCCGCAATTGCGAAAAGCAGGCTTGGTCAATTGGGTAAGCTACTATTGTCACGGCTTTTGTGCATGAATATTTCTGAATACCCGGATGCATTAGACCCAAGTCTTGTTGGCACGTATTCGCCTCTCGCGAAGGCTGGGGGAGGCTACGTTTGGGATGACGTTCTGGAATATCGAGTTTGGCTGCATCCCGAGCGTGGTGCCTCTGATGAGGAAGAGGGCAGTGACTACTACTATGCGTTCGCAACTTATGCCGAAGCTGCTGCATTCTTCGAGGAGAGTCCCGGCGCAGAGGAGCCCCTCGCCCTTATTCGGCAGGTCGAATACATCGACGAATTGGAGCCCGGTGTCTATCGCCACGTGAAAGAAACGCGAATTGCCGAGTGGCCGGTTCAATTTCTACGTCGGCCTCGGCGAACTCCAAAAACCATCCCTGACTTCCTATCTCCGCATGCGCCGAAGAACCGTCTCGACATCATCAGAGGTTTAGAGACCAGAAACGAGTGAATCCCCGTCAATGAGAAAATTACACCATTTTTAGTGTCCGGTTGGGCCAACCCGCGCATGACCGCATTTGGAGTAGCTGGTGACGAGATGACGGAGCTAAGGAGCCTCGAAGAAGCGAACGAAGTATCGGCTGTTCGGCTTGTGAGCAAGCGCCAAAAAGCGAAGGTAGGCGACATCTTTCGTCTCTCGCCTGTTGAAGGCATTTTCCTTTGGGGAAGGTTGATAAAGAGAGGGAGCTTCTTCGGCCTCGATGCTGATTTCAACCTGATCTACATCTACGATGCGATTGGTCCCGATCGTCCCTCGCCCACTTCTTTATCGTCTCAGAATCTAATGATCGGCCCATCAGTGGTGAACAATCTCGGGTGGGCAAGGGGATATTGGCAGATCGTCGCCTCCGAACCGGTGATGCCTGGGGACGCGCTCGATCATCACTTCTTCATTCGGTATCACGGCACAGGCTCTACTCTCGACTACGATATCGTCGATGAGCAAGGGCACGCAGTTCGATCTCCGAAAGTCGAGAAGACCGAGCTGGCACAATCTGGGTTCGGAAACTTCAACTCAATTGACTGGCAGCTTAGAGCTATCCTCCGCAAACGCGGCATCATTTGAATGTGAGAAATTAGATTCGGGTGGGATCACCGCCAATCCGGACATAACTTGAAACAGGGTCATGTCCGCCTAGCTCACCAGTTCGGCTATGGTAGCGTAAGGCGCTCACCGTGGATGGGTGCAGCGGGAAAGTCCTGCTGGAGCTTTCCGTTAGGGTCGTAAAAGCGGGCGCTGAGTGTACCGGCGAAGGTGTTGCCTTTGACCTGGATATCGAAGAGGATTTCGCCGCGGCTGACAAACTTGTGGGTGCTGCGGTCGGCGGTGATCTCCATCCACTTGCCGCGGATTCGGCTGCCCTCAGCGATCCAGATGCCTTTGCCGTCACTGTCACTAGCGGTGGGGTCGCCAGCGTCTGGGTTGGCCTGCTGCATGGTGCCATCGGCGTTGAATACATACATGTGCTGATGGAAGGGTGCGCCGCTGTCTTCGACAAACCAAGTTCCTACGATTGCATTAGGAGTGCTGCGGATGGTCAATTCGCGGCAGCCGAGGATCGAAGCTGCCGCTAGTAGCAGGATGAGCGATCGGATGATTGTCTTCAAGCGAGAAGTCTAGCGTTCAAGCCACTGGACCGGCAATTCGGAAGTAATCCCAAAACAGGGTTATGACCGGATTGGCCACTACACGACGACGACCGCCAGCCGTCATGTTTCGAGACGTTCAGCGCGTTCGAGCAGTTGCTCAGGAAGACAGCCGAAGTTGTGGGCAACTTCAGAGCTGGAAACCGTATCGTGCAAAGCCTCGCCCATCATCGTCAGTACAGCATGGAAGTCTTCGGGCAAGTCTTGTTCTGACCAAACATTCTCCAACTCGTCGGAACAGAAGAACAGGTCAGTCGCCCGACAGTTTGCGTTGGTCCGCCCTTCACCGCTGAGGTATCGAAGCAGTTTCACAAGAGTGCTCTTCAATGCAGGTAAATTGACGGGACTTGTGGTCACTTCATTGTGGACACTGAGCACGAGGGGCTTCAAGTCTGGCAACGCGACCTCGCCACCACTGGTTCTAGCGACGGAACTCCAAACCTCCTCGACGCCCTTCATCTGATCATTTCTTCGCCCCGAGCTATCTGAACATACCAAGAAATGAGTTCAGAGCGAATCACCGCCAATGCGGAAGTAACCCCAAAAACAGTGCAGAGAGCTTACTTCAGCGGGTCTTCTATGGAGTCTCTGCTGCCAGGACCGAAGCGAAACCATGGAAATGGGAACGATCACGAATGCGCCCAAGCCCTCCGCCCATGAACCTCAACCGTAATGACGACAAAACCAACTCCAGAGCGCGAGCACAACGCCAGCCGTTATCGCTACAGTCCAAAGCCTCATGCTCGGTAGGGTACACGGACTGCGCTTCCTGCCTCTCCCAGTAGATCAACTTGTACGGTCGCGGGTGAATCACCGCCAACACTGAAATAACAAAAGAGTCAACACTTGGATGAATGAAACGGAGTTGTTTCGGCCCTTCCTGAGCACGTTACAATCCATCGCATGAACCGCCGCGCAGTGGTTTTCGCGATTGCATCCCTTGGCCTGTTGCCGCTACGCAACGCGGACGCACAGGCGTCCAACCCGGGTCTTCATCGGGTCAACAAAATCTACATTGCCACCTTGGGATCAAGCGCGGGAGCCGAACGCTTCCGTTCTCTGCTTGAGGATGCCCTTCGCAACGTCGGGTTCGAGATATCCAGCAGCACTGCCGATGCCGACGCCATCTTCAATGGCGAGTTCGCGACTGAAGCTCATGGCGATTATGCCATGGCGCGCTTTACGGCCGATCTCAAACCCACAAAAGGAAAACAGACGCTTCTCTGGTCTGGCGATAATGTAACTCAGCATCGCGGGACCAGTAGGCAAGACGTGGTCAAAGCCACCGCCGACACCTGCGCTGAGCAGCTTCGCAAAAGCTGGGAGAAATCCGGAAACTAAAGCGGAAATTGCATCATTTCTTGTAACGCCACCATCCGCTCAGAATACCCGTCCAGAGACCTACTCGCCTTGAACTATATGAATTACGTCCGGTTGAGAGCGGTCCAAATTGAGGTCTGGATCGGGATCGTCAGAGGCGCCTTCCGCCCGTCTAATTAAGAAATAAAGAGCGATAAGAACTAGGCCAAACAATACAAGGCACGCGCCAGAGATAAACTTCTCCCGGCTTGCTAGCCCGAAGTCTCCCAACATACTCTCTGACAGATGTTGCGGATCATAGTAGACCCGAACCAGTGCGCCTTCTGCGCATCCTCGCGGGGTCAACGGGGTCTTGCAGGTTTCACTGTCGTCCAGAATGCTGGTGCCATTGACCACAAATACGTACGAATAGGTGCAGCCTTTGCCGCCACATTGGACCTGAGTGATTCGGCCAGCCGTGGAAAGCTCTCGACCCGCTGCACCCCGATCAATGAAGCCAAAGAAAAGCAGGATGCACCCAGCGATGATTGAGATTTTGGAGAGAAGTAGCGACTTCCAAGACCGGAGGAACATGCAGTATCTCCGCCGCGAACTATTGCAGATATCGTAGGTGAATGCATCTCATGCTACACCTTGGGTCGCGCATCCAGGGTGTAACCCCCGACTCGTCGCCAGCCCAGCTATCTTTCATAGGGACGAGTGGGCCACCACACAGCCACAATGCGTGTGACGGAGTTCAATCGCTTCATGTTTAGACGTGCTGCCCGCAGCGCTATGCGTTTACAGCGTTGGAGTATCAACGTCCAGAGGGGGATTGCAGGGGTTACCCCGATGTCTATAAACGGTTTCAACGTACACAGCTCCGTCATCAGTTTTTAGCTAAAGGAGTTTCTCCGGAGGAACGGTCCGGCGGAAGGGCGTTCGCACCCGTGTGCGATTGAAGGTGGAGTTGGCGGAGGCGCGTGGAGAGATCTGAGCGCACTCTACCTGCGGCCGGGCTCGCGACGGAGCGAGCGCTCAGGCTGGGCGAAACGGAACTCGCCTTCTGAGAGGACCGAAGAGGCTCAGGCAATTCGAAGGAGCCAATGGTGTTCAAGGGTTGGGTTGTATCCAAGGCGAGCAACGAACTGGAGCAGCCACAGATCAGTCCGGCGGGTGAGTCGGCCAGCGTCCATACAAAGGTGTACGAGGGGCCGTACGAGTTACGGGAGACGAGCCGAGGGTGGCTAGGATCGCGATAGTCGAATCCCATAACTTCGGACCCTCCTTCCGACGGAGCATCAGGGTCATCATCGAGGTTGTGGATTCCGATCCAGGCAATCTGGTTCTTCACTGCGATTGCGAACGCCTTGTTGTACATCAGCGGGTATGTCGTAAATGGATCAACCGTATCCACTGCAGCCCTACCCAGGAGAGACGGTGCTGCGGGATTGCTGATGTCGAGGATGACTAAACCGTATTCCCGCGCTGCGAGAAGGGCGAGGTTGCCGTCGATGGCAACACCAAAAACCTCAGGAAACAGGGTCACCTTCGACAAAAGCGTTGGAGTCGAGGGATTGCTGATGTTGTAAGTAAGGAGACCGCCAGTGTCGTCGGCGATGATGGCGAGGTTCCCTGATATGACGATCTGGTACGGAGCAGCGGCGAGGCTAACGGATGCGATCTGCTTCGGGCTCTGCGGCTGACTGATGTTGTAGACGATCAGGTGATTGTCGAAGGTTCCGGCGAGCAGGGTTGTGCCGGTAACGGCCAAAGCTGCTACGGGCATGTCGATGGAGGTTATGGATGTCGGATCGCCTGAGGCCGAAACATCAAAAACGCCGAGCGAAGTGGCGGTTCCCTCATAGAGAGTTGATCCACTGAGCGCGAGCGAGGATGGCGCGACGTTGGACTGGAATACCTGTGAAGTCTGCGCAGGAGGACTCTGCTTGAGATCAAAACGCGCCAGGCTTCCTCCGCCGATTGTATCGGACGCGACAAAAAGGTCGCTCGCATTGCTGATAATCCCGGTGGGAACTGCATTTTCATAATCGTCCGGTATGAGCTCGGTTGGTAGCAAGCCTCCTGGCGTGCGGGCGTCCCACACCCCTACGCCGCTGTTTGAGTCAGCGGCGAAGAGGTAATGGCCGGAGTTGGTCATATCAGAGGTTCCCTCGTTGTAAGCAAAGAGGTCAGTCTTCAGCACGGGTTTCTGGGGGTTAGAAATATCGATAACACGCGGTCCCGTGCCGGCCGTCCAGGCAAACACATCAGTACCGGACGCGCCTTCGATGTATCCGGTGGGCAGTTGTGTAAGGAACTGGGGCGTATTGCCCGAAACGTCGTAGACCTTCGTGCGCGGGTAGTAGGAGCCGGTGTCAATGGTACCGAACAGGAGATTTCCGACGAGTTGGAATGAGTCGATCGAAAGCTGATCGGTACTGATTGAGTCCAGCAGCGTAGGCGTGGATGCCGTGAGGTCGTAGGTGAGGAGCTGGAGGTTGGCTTTTCCGTCTGCGGCTACCAGGTTGACAAAGAGTCGCTTGCCGTCGGACATGAACCCGAAGAAGCCGGCAATGCCAGTGGAGTTCGACGGAATGGGAATCGAGTATTGCGCGTCAACGACGCCTCCGGCCTGCAACTGATGCAGAACGAGAGGAGCGTTGAGGCCCGCTGACACCGTTCGCTGATCGCCCGTCGCGCCCCCAAATTCAGCAATGGTGCAACCCGAAATTGAAGCAGCGCCGTTCCGGGAATGGCCTTTCGAAGGCTGCAGGGAAAAGTGCTGTGTTGGAACCGGCGATTTGCCGCTGATGTCATAGACAGTGAGCGAACCGCTTGCATAGCTTCCCTCCGTGTATGCGTACTGGTAGAGCATGCCATCGCAGTAGAGGGGTTTGCCTGAGGTGAGCGGCTCGAAAGCGTCGATCCAGATGGGGTGGGACGGGTCGGAGATGTCATACACATCTACGTCCCGGAGGTACGCGAGAGCGGGATACGCGTCGCCGGCGAGAGCGAAGCTGTAGTAGCCGTAGCTTGAGTTGACGTAAAGACGGTTGTTAGCGACGCCAATGGCGGTAGGGAAGGTACCGTAGACGTGGGCTTCCTGCTCGTTGAAGTAGTCGGAAATACGGTTGACCAGCCCTGGGAACTGGCCGGTGACTTGCAGTGTTCCGGATTCGCTGGCTGCGCCCGAGGTTGCGGTGAACGGGATTCCGCCAGCGTCAGCGAATTGGCTGGACGAAGTGTACAGACCGCCGCTGCCAAGTGTGCCAGGGCCGGAAGAACTCCAGGTGGGACTGATCATCGAGCTTCCAAGAATGGCCTGGAGTTGGAGGTTGCTCCCCGGGGTGACCGTTGGCGTGTCGGGAGACACACGGAACGGATGAAGGCCGAGGCGCTCCTGGTCGCAACTGGTGGTTCCCTGAACGCATGCTTTGACGACAGCGAAGGAGTCGGACGTAAGGGCGGAGGGGGCAGTGTATACACCATCAGAAGCAACGGAGCCTTTGTCGGCGGTCCACTGGAGAGTGATAGGTTGGGCGCCAGCGAGTTGCTTCCAGGCAAAGGTGGTGCTTTCCCCGCTGGAAAGGTCGTGCTGAGGGGCACGGATGCGGATGCGAGGGGTACGCGTGAATTGGATAGTGTTGGACTTGAGGGCGGGTCCGAGGCTGTCTTGGACGATGACATAGATGGGTCCGTCCGACGCGCCGAGAGGCACCGCGACATCGCGCTCCTGGTCATTGTTGGACCCGCCAAAGAGCTCGACCGGGATGGACAGTCCATGGGGGCCAGTAAAGAC
It encodes:
- a CDS encoding Imm26 family immunity protein, producing the protein MTELRSLEEANEVSAVRLVSKRQKAKVGDIFRLSPVEGIFLWGRLIKRGSFFGLDADFNLIYIYDAIGPDRPSPTSLSSQNLMIGPSVVNNLGWARGYWQIVASEPVMPGDALDHHFFIRYHGTGSTLDYDIVDEQGHAVRSPKVEKTELAQSGFGNFNSIDWQLRAILRKRGII
- a CDS encoding PA14 domain-containing protein is translated as MSSSAPRPLQPDTGIAIVRVTTREVLIDLIALSGRDQPVLDLKLADLQVSESFVSLDSPNAPHPATVSLEPETITSLRVVDPSAPQPSSDDSRSGFQIAGSCLELSTPHYQIAFHPGPDASQSGYHRVVISAKRSGIRLFYRHQYYVGLKEPLVKPPVVQSEAINKLLLQAACYHPQIPASISLRPRFIESGRTDVIRYSVAIDADSLSFVTLERNGNNAGIDRLVALDYGVCNLDNRGLPISFSQAPLEKVLTSGEYARALDRGFPHILEFPAPEHIAITRFVVRDRQTGNLGVVEAAFPGVAQGPIVHISPPATQTATDLKAIEAWRNLDSIKDANGRSLNPLNMRPEPEPIGSFGSIVPAPHSFCGDVYDLSDRPEDLPDFRESDPIVSLYTSTLDVPNQIFSNLTRIPGQPPGTIPFGIDYHGVFWVKLPGDYHFLLLSDDGATLRVDDKKLIDIDGLHPAQPASARIHLDAGRHSIDVPHFENAEGAFALELWVKPHGAHSWSVFDMNDYSPPAPNANFPDPR
- a CDS encoding DUF3592 domain-containing protein; translation: MFLRSWKSLLLSKISIIAGCILLFFGFIDRGAAGRELSTAGRITQVQCGGKGCTYSYVFVVNGTSILDDSETCKTPLTPRGCAEGALVRVYYDPQHLSESMLGDFGLASREKFISGACLVLFGLVLIALYFLIRRAEGASDDPDPDLNLDRSQPDVIHIVQGE
- a CDS encoding energy transducer TonB — protein: MRSRTAACIVSCLLATSTVVCAKTIFADDAPLADTPTNVPPKSSKLVIIPENVAVGMLIHKVTPEYPVIAKAARVSGIVTLKATISKTGEISNLHVECGPEMLQEPSLAAVREWKYRPYLLRGEPVEVQTTIKVTFTLGGKKKVPFSKDSCPI
- a CDS encoding GCN5 family acetyltransferase, coding for MNISEYPDALDPSLVGTYSPLAKAGGGYVWDDVLEYRVWLHPERGASDEEEGSDYYYAFATYAEAAAFFEESPGAEEPLALIRQVEYIDELEPGVYRHVKETRIAEWPVQFLRRPRRTPKTIPDFLSPHAPKNRLDIIRGLETRNE